TTTTTGGTTACCCCCGAAATCTGGCCCGTTTGACTCTTAATTCTATTTAAAACATTTCGTTTATGTTCGTCCTTAAATTGAAGCTCATCGAATACAGATTTAGGGTATTTCACATTATTCTTCATAAATATTGCTCCCCTTTAATGATGTTTTTAGTGAATTTCGCCCTCGATGAAGCCTGGTTTTTACTGTATTGGCATTAAGATTTAATAGCATAGCAATCTCATCGACACTGCATTCCTCATAATAGTAAAGGGTAATGACTTCTCTCAATTTTAACGGGAGAGTGAGAACCTGCTGAAAAATCATCTCTTTCTCTTCGTTTTCAATTACCTTTATATCTGTATCCGGTGCGCTGCTTTTTAATATCATCTGGAAAAAATCTTTGTATTGAAGATTTCTATACGACCAGCTTTTCAAGACATCCTTGCATTTATTCACGGTGATGCGGTACAGCCATGTTTTATAGGTGGAACGGTTTTGAAATTCATCCAGGTGGTTATAGCAACTGATAAATACCTCCTGCGAAATATCCTCTGCCAGTTCTTTATTTTTGACATATGTAAACGCCAGTCGAACCACCATATCGCCATATTCATCCATTAACCATGTTAGCTGGTCTTCCTTGGTTGCATAGCTCACTTCATTAGGAGTCGAATGCTCTTTTCTTTTTATTACATACAATTCGATGTCCCCCTTTCCTACAAACTTAGACGAAGCACGAGGACACAGGTTCCATAAAATTTCCATGATTCGTTATTTAGCTTTCGTTCTCTGTGAGTACAAATACTCGACTCCTCTAGGCGTAATCTTTGTCCCGGCACGACCTCTGCCTTTGGTGATTAGTCCTTCGGATTCTAACCCATTTAGCCGAGAACGAACCTGCTGAGGTGTTAATGAATTATGACTTTCTAAACTTTTTTTAGCAATCCATTCCCTACTGGCTGGTTTCCCTAAATCATTGCAAGATTTTATCGTCTCTAAAATAAATAAATACTCTTCTGTTTCTAGTACACTCTTTGAAAGAGCAGTGGCTTCTATTCCATTCGTATTTTTGAGATGTAGTTTGTAATTAGGGATATCTTGGAGTGTGATAGTGTTGTTATCGCAAACTGTTAACATATAATCAACGATACTTTTTAATTCACGGACATTCCCAAACCAATCATCTGTCAGTAGGTGTTCAAGAACAGCAGGGTCCAATTTTACCCATTTGCCGCTTTTGGCGATAAAATGACTCACTAATAATGGAATATCGCTTCTTCTTTCACGTAAGGCTGGGATAGAAAAGTGAAGAACATTTAGTCGATAGAATAAATCAGGCCGAAATGTACCTTCAAGCATTTTTTCTTGAATATTTTTGTTCGTCGCAGCAATAATTCGAACGTTAATCGGAATGATTTTTCTACCGCCTATTCTACGAATCTCATTTTCCTGGAGAACGCGTAATAAATGGGCTTGGAGGGACATGCTGATATCGCCAATTTCATCTAAAAAAATGGTCCCATTATCTGCTAATTCAAACAGCCCTTTTTTGCCTCCTCTTTGTGCCCCGGTAAAAGCGCCTTCATCGTAACCAAATAGTTCACTTTCTAAGAGCGTTTCTGTTAATGCGCTGCAATTTATGGCGAGAAAAGGGCCATTTTTCCTCATGGAATTTTTGTGCATAGCATTTGCAAACAATTCCTTACCTGTTCCAGTTTCTCCCTGTATGAGAACCGGATGGTCCGATAATGCCAGCTTCTTTGCTATGTCCTTCCTGTTTTTCATAAGAGAATGTTCGCCAATAATGTCATGTAAATCATATTTGGCATAAAACCCTTTCCCTTTTAATTCTCTTTGTGCTTCTTTTTCAATTTCAAAAGCTTGATTGACGCTTTTAAACGTAGCAACAATAGTATTTTCCTCTTTCATGTGGAAGCGGAAAATCACAACTTCAACCCCATTAATAGTAAAAAACTTACTTTGTTCCATGCTGTTAATAATAAAATCTGCGATCTCCTGGTGGAGAATCATTTGGATTGGGATGCCTATCACTTCCTGTGCAGAGCGATGAAAGAGGGCTTCGAGCCTATGATTAAAAACGGAAATTTCATGGTTATGGTTAATAGCTATAATTCCATCATCAATTGTATTGACTACATTATGTAAATGCTTATTAATTTTGGTGGTTGATTGTTCGGCTTGGAGCAACTTCCGTTGTAGGTCTACAATACTACGAATATAGCGTTCTGATATTTTTGACGACATAGTTTCTGACATTTGGCAGCAATCCACTAACTTAAGGATGGTTGTCATGTCAAAAAGGCGCACATCAATATTAATAATTTTTTTGATAGATGGGGGACAAAGGTGCGGTTCTCCTGGTGAAACAGCTAGGTCAATTTTTTCATAAAAAAACTGCTCCTTCCGGAATGGAACGAATTGTACATGGTTAATCCCTAGCTGGTAAAGCTTTTCAATAAAGTCAATAGTTTCTGAAAGATCATCATTCACCATTAAAACGTTTGAGCCATCTGGGATTTGCAAGAGTTTATCTATATGTTCATGGTTTATTGTTCTTTTGCCTACAATGAAGCTTTTACCCGTTATGCTAGAAAGGGCCAGAGCTTCCTGTTTAATGACTTCAGATGAAAATAAAATGACATGGTCATTAATTAATGGTGGAAGTCCTTCGTCTACGGAAAAACCATTTATTTCTATATATTCTCCTAGCAGATGTTGTAGTTGTTCTTGGAGTACTTGCTTGGTTTTCGGCCCTCCGGTAAGTAGGGTAATAGATAGTTTTTTCATGGAATCACCCCGAAATGGTTTGAATTGGTTAAATGGTATCACGCGAAAGAACCAAAAACAACCAAAAAAGAGATTAGCAATCCCGTATCCTTATAATAAGTAAGAGGTTATTGTTGGCACAAAAATTGCAAAAGAGTAGATAGAACGTTCTAGAAGATTTCAGGTTAAAAGGTTGGGTGGAAGAAGTTTTATAGGTAATATTTTCTAAAAATTCAAATTAAGGGAGAGAGACGATGAGCCAAAACGCTGAAAAAATTACACCGATTCAAAAAGAAGGAAAAGTAAAGAAGCAGAGAAAAATGAATGTGTTTGCCTTATTACTCGGGATTCTATTGATTGCAACCCTATTAACCTATATTTTGCCCGCTGGTGAGTATACACGTGTAGAGGTGGACGGACGAACGTCGGTTGACCCAGGTTCCTTTAAATGGCTGGAATCCAGTCCAGTCGGTTTGTTTGATATGGTGAAGGCTATTCATACAGGGATGGTAGAAGCGTCAAATATTATTTTCTTCGTGTTAATTATCGGAGGATTTTTTGGCGTATTAAGTGCAACGGGTACTGTAGATGTGTTAATTACGACTATGGCAAAGAAGCTTTCCACACGGGAGAAATTATTAATTCCTATTATGATGCTGTTCTTTGCTGCTGGGGGTTCATTGATGGGAATGGCGGAAGAAACACTTGCCTATATTCCATTATTAATCCCACTTGCTTTAGCTCTAGGATTTGATGCTTTAACAGGAACGGCAATTGTTCTGTTAGGTGCATCAGCAGGTTTTACAACTGCTGTAATGAATCCGTTTACAGTAGGGATTGCTCAAGGAGTTGCGGAACTCCCTATGTTTTCTGGGATGGGATTGCGCCTCGTTCTCTTTGTAATTGTGTATTTGGTATCTGTTCTATTTGTGTATCGATATGCCATGAAAGTTAAAAAAGATCCATCCTTAGGTTATTATGGGAAGTATTCACGGGACACGGCCTCAGAATTACTAGACTCAACAGCTGAGCTGACAAGTAAGCATAAATTTATTCTTGGAGCATTTCTTCTTAATTATATTGTATTAGCATTTGGTGTAATAAAATATCAGTGGTATATTACAGAAATCGCTGCATTATTTGTCATCTTAACCATCGTTATCGGACTGATTGGCAGACTTTCTGTTGAAAAAATGGTTCAGTCATTTACGAATGGTTCTGCTGCTTTAATCGGCGGAGCATTGATTATTGGTTTATCACGAGCTACCCTTGTCGTGTTAAATGATGGGCATATTGTTGACTCCATGCTGCATAGTGTATCTGAATCGATTAAGCATGTCCCGGCGTATTTAAGTGTCATTGGCATGTATAATTTCCAAGCGCTTATTCATTTTATATTAGCATCTGGCAGCGGACATGCGATGTTAACCATGCCGATTATGACTCCACTTGCTGATTTACTGGATATTACACGTCAAACTGCTGTATTATCTTTTTCTTTTGCTGATGGAATCGGGAATATTATTTTCCCAACAGCTGGTACACTAATGGCAGGACTAGCGATTGCTGGTATTCCATGGACAAAGTGGGCTAAGTGGGTGTTGCCATTAGTGTTTATTCAATACATCATTGGTTTAATCGCAGTAGTGATTGCCTACTTAATGAACTATGGACCTTTTTAAATGGCTCTGTTAAATTTTCCTGTTGATTTCCGCTCCAGGCACGAGCGGTTCGTGGGTGTTTCGGTGAGCCTCCTCGGAGAAACGCGCCTGCGGGGTCTCACCTGAACCATACTCCCACAGGGGTCTTCGTGCCTTTCGCTCCAATCAACAGGTAATAATAATCAACAAGTTCTTTAACACAGCCTATATTTAAGACAGCTATGAAGTTAGGAGAGAATCACTTTGTTAATCTTAATTAAAAATGGTGAAGTATACGCCCCTCAATATTTGGGTGTAAAAGATATTTTAATAACGGGTGATAGAATTGCCTTTATACAGGATGAGATTCGGATACCAGATGGGTTTGTCCCGATAGAAGTCATTGATGCCAAAGGCAAGATCGTGGTTCCTGGATTCATTGATTCCCATGTTCATATTATTGGTGGTGGAGGGGAAGGCGGGTTTAAAACCCGCACCCCTGAAATTATGTTGTCTGACATTACGACTTCCGGTATCACAACATTAGTTGGTGTTCTTGGGACGGATGGGACCACTCGCCGAATGGAAAGTCTGCTTGCAAAAGCACGGGCCCTCGAAGAGGAAGGTGTAACTTGTTATATTCACACGGGGTCCTACCAAGTTCCTGTAAAGACATTAACACAGCGTATTGAAGATGATTTAATTTTAATTGATAAAATCATCGGAGTAGGTGAAATTGCCATCTCTGATCATCGATCATCGGAACCAACGTTTGAAGAACTTGTTAAGATTGCTGCCGCAGCTCGCAACGGGGGGATTTTGTCAGGGAAAGCAGGAGTATTAGAAATCCATGTGGGCGATGGTGACGAAAGATTATCCCTTCTTGAGGAAATTATTGAGAGAACGGAAATCCCCGTCCGCCATTTCCATCCGACTCATATTAATCGTAATGAAGAGTTATTCCAGGCAGGAATTGTTTTTGCAAACAAGGGAGGATATGTGGATTTTACGACAAGCACCATCCCTCAATTCCTTGAAGAAGGGGAAGTCAAATGTGCAAAGGGATTAAGGGTGATGCTTGAGCAAGGAGTAAACATTGGGCATATCACCTTCTCGTCTGATGGACAAGCAAGTTTGCCGTATTTTGACAACAGTGGTGAGTATAAAGGACTACAGGTCGGTAGAGTCTCCTCCTTATTCAAAGAGGTCCGTGATGCAATATTGGAAGAGGGAATTCCGTTGGAACAAGCGATTCAGGTTATTACCTCTAACCCGGCACAAGTCCTTAAGCTTCATCAAAAAGGAGCCATTCAAAAAGGAAAAGACGCCGATCTCGTCATACTAGAAAAAGACACACTCGAAATCCAAACCGTCATTGCCAAAGGACAAACCATGGTCCACCAAGGTCAACCCCTTGTAAAAGGAACTTTTGAATAATGCTAGTCGGGTGTCAGGCACCGCTTGTGGACGTTTGTCCGCTAGTGGTGGACACCTTTTTTTGTTTAGGTTTTTCACACAGATTTCACACATTTATTCCAAAGTTCTGCCAAACCCTTTGGCTATACTGAGAAGGTAAGTAAGACAAGCAAAGGAGTGATGAAGATGAATCTGAAAAAGGGATTAATGATAGGCGTTGGCGCCCTTATACTGCTGGGTGGGACATACCAGTTTCAGACGGCACATGCTGCTGAGAATCCACAAACAGTGGAAGCAAAAGCGCATACTGGTAAAAAGTTCGAGATGTTAAGTAAATACCAAGCGCAAATTCATCAAGTAAATCAGTTACGTAAAGAGCGGTTGGATTTGAAAAAACAGATGGTCGACAAAAAGGATCAGTTAATCGATTTGTTTTTAGCAGCAAAAAAGAACGGCAATAAAGAGGACTTAAAGCAGGCCAAGGAACTGAAGAAGCAGTTGAAAACGACAAATAGCGAACTCAAGTCTTTGGTAACTAAGAGTAGGGATGAAAGGAAGGCCTTGAAAGAGGGAGTGAAAGCGGGAGACGCCAGCGAACAGTTTACCAAGGTAATTGCTGCCCAGCAACAAATCAATAATAAAATGAAAGAGCAGGTGGCCCTGCTTGATCAAATGATTGCTAGTTTTAAATAGGGTTTTACGAAAGAGATAGTGTGTATTCATGCTATCTCTTTTATAATGGAGGCGAGGTGATTCGAAGATGAAGCATATTTTTGTGGTTGATGATGAGAAAAATATCCGTGATATTTTGCAAAAATATATGGAAAACGAAGGCTACAAAGTCACTCTTTTTTCAGATGGGGAAAATGTGTGTCAGGAGATGCTTCGGTTAAAACCGGATTTGCTGGTGATAGATATCATGCTTCCACATGTGGATGGCCTTGAGCTTTGTAAAGAGATTCGAAAATCGAGTGATATTCCGATAATTTTTGTATCGGCAAGAGATGGAGAGTTTGACCGAATTTTGGGACTGGAACTAGGTGGAGACGACTATTTAACGAAGCCCTTCAGTCCAAGAGAATTGATGGTTCGGATGAAGAATATTTTTAAACGGATGGAAAAGACAGCAGTAAGTAAGCCGCAAATGTTGACGATTCGTGATGTAACGATCGATTTTGAGCGGAGATACATAGAAAAAGATGGGATTGAAATCAAATTAACGGCTAAAGAATACGATTTGTTTATTTTTCTAGCCCGAAATAAAGGCAAGCCATATACAAGGGAAGAACTGCTCGAGTTTATTTGGGGGTATGAGTATACCGGAGATGGCCGCCTGATCGATGACCTCGTCAAGCGTGTCCGTAAAAAGCTTGAGCAGCATGCGTCATCCGTTGAGCTTTCGACGATTTGGGGTTATGGCTATAGGGTGGATGAATGAAATGAAAATTGGCGCGAAGCTCTTATTCACCTATTTTTTATTAATCATCAGTATTTTCTTGGTTACGAGCCTTTCCTTTCATTTCATAGCCCAGCGCTACTTAATTCATGAAACCAAACAGCAGCTGCATAAAGAAGCGGTGGTGGTTAGTCAATTGCTTGGGAGAACCGCCCTTTCAAGCATAACGGTAAAAGAACAGCTGGTGAATCGCAAGGCTTTGGTATTGTCTGAACGGTTGTTGTCGTCAGAAATGATTGTTTGGAATAAGAATCAAGAAATTATCTATACAGACTTAAAGGATAGGAATCTTGCTGAATTTAAGCAGGACCCAGAGAGAAGATATATTTCCGAAACGGTGACCATTATCTCAAAGACGGGGAAAACGAAAGGATATGTCACCCTGGTCCAAAAACTGGATGAGATTAAAGAAATCAATCGTCTCATGCGAAGATCCCAGCTCATTAGTTTGGTGATTTCAGCGTTGATTGCCGTTGGATTAGGCATGTTTTTTGAAAAAAGTCTAACACGGCCGATTCGGAAACTGACGGAGCATATGAAGCATTTTTCACTGAAAGCGGCGGATCGGGAGCTGGAGCTGAATGCAAAGGATGAGGTGGGGGAATTAGCCGATAGCTTCAATGAGTTGTCTAGGAGATTGAAGCAATATGACGATGATCAAAAGGTATTTTTTCAAAATGCTTCCCATGAGTTAAAGACACCGTTAATGGCGATCCAAGGAAATGCTGAAGGAATTTTAGACGGAGTAGTGACTGGTGATGACGTGAATGCAAGTCTCAATGTGATCATTTCTGAAAGTCAGCGCTTGAAGCGAATTGTTGAAGGAATCACGTATTTAGCAAAGCTGGAAAGTGTCGAGGAGAGCTTTGTGTTTCGCCGGGAATCACTTAATCTGATTATCGAAGAGGCTGTGGAGACTATCAGAGCATTGGCTGAGCAGCGAGGAGTAAAGATAGTTATTGATGGTGGAGTAATGGAAGCGGTTTTGGTAGACGGGGAAAAAATGAAGAGGGCGTTCATCAATTTATTAGGGAATGCGATCCGCTATGCGAGATCGACTGTTTCCGTCCTATCCGAAGTATCCGAGGATGGAACTTCTGTCGTGGTGAAAGTGTCAGACGATGGAAAGGGATTTGCACCAGAACAAGAGAGGAAGGTGTTCCAACGTTTTTATAGCGGTGAGGATGGCGGATCAGGAATTGGCCTCGCAATCACCAAAGCCATCATCGAGGGACACGGCGGAACGATTACGGCGTTGAATCGAGAGAGGGGAGGAGCAGTGTTCAGAATATGTTTAAATAATGTTTGATAGAAAAAGCACTGGCTATTGGATGGTCTCCAAATAGTCAGTGCTTTGGAATAAACTTAATTGAAGAACCTTAATACGCCATTGATCAATCCAGTGACCAATTTATTTTGATACGTAGCGTTTGTCAGGTTAGCGCGTTCCGTTGAATTGGAGACGAAGCCTATTTCCACCAAGACAGCTGGGGCTTCATTTCCTCTAATCACTCGGAAGCTTTCGTCCTTCACTCCCCTAGTCACCGCACTGGTAATCTTAACAAGCTCATTTTGGAGCAAAGTTGCCAGCTGTTTACTTTCCACAGGCATGACACCGTCTTCAGAGTTATAGTAAGATTCAATTCCCGATGCACTTGTGCTAGTTGAAGAATTGCAATGAATACTAATAAAAGCATCTGGTTTAATAGAGTTAGAATATATTACTCTATTATCTAATGAAATAAATTCATCCTTATTTCTAGTCAAATAAACCGTTGCGCCGTGGTTTTTTAAAGCATCGGCGAATTTCAAGCTTACTTGCAGGTTAATGTTTTTTTCAAGAACACCTGCAGCGCTGGATCCGCCATCATATCCACCATGACCTGGATCAATGACAATCGTTTTTCCCTTTAGTTCATTGGTGATAGGAATCCAGACACCGTTCGCATCTAAAAAGAATTCTTCACCATTAACTGTAATCCAGCCTGTTTGCATGATTCCGTTAGCGTCGGAGTAGTACCATAGCCCTTTATCTTGGAACCACCCAGTTGACAAGGCTCCTGATTGATTTAGGTAGAACCACTTACCGTCCATTTTGATCCAGCCTGTTTGCATCGCCCCACTGCCATTAAGATAATACTTTTTATTATTATCTTGCAACCAGCCTGTCTGCATTTCGCCTTGGTCATTAAGATAGTACCATTTGCCACCTTCAAGCAACCAGCCTTTGCTTAGAGAAAAATCAGTCCCTAAATAGTACCAGGTGTTATTTGACAAGATCCAGCCTCTTTTAAGTACACCAGTAGAATCTGCATAATATTTTTTTGAGTCTACCATAAACCATCCGCCAGCGGTCATAACTCCATCGTTATTAAAATAGTAAGTCCTACTATTCAAAGTAGTCATACCTGTGGTTAATGCTCCATTACTATTAAAATAATATTTCTTCCCTTGTTCTTCAACCCAACCTGTTTGCATAACCCCACTCGGATTTAAGAAATATTTCTTGCCCTTATCGGTCAGCCAGCCTGTTTGAACCAATCCTTCCGTGTTTGAAAAATACCATTTGCCATTTACCAGTCTCCACCCGAAGGCAAGAGATCCGTCTGTGTTAAACAGATATTTTTTTCCG
The window above is part of the Bacillus sp. SORGH_AS_0510 genome. Proteins encoded here:
- a CDS encoding sigma-70 family RNA polymerase sigma factor, producing the protein MYVIKRKEHSTPNEVSYATKEDQLTWLMDEYGDMVVRLAFTYVKNKELAEDISQEVFISCYNHLDEFQNRSTYKTWLYRITVNKCKDVLKSWSYRNLQYKDFFQMILKSSAPDTDIKVIENEEKEMIFQQVLTLPLKLREVITLYYYEECSVDEIAMLLNLNANTVKTRLHRGRNSLKTSLKGSNIYEE
- a CDS encoding sigma-54-dependent Fis family transcriptional regulator — protein: MKKLSITLLTGGPKTKQVLQEQLQHLLGEYIEINGFSVDEGLPPLINDHVILFSSEVIKQEALALSSITGKSFIVGKRTINHEHIDKLLQIPDGSNVLMVNDDLSETIDFIEKLYQLGINHVQFVPFRKEQFFYEKIDLAVSPGEPHLCPPSIKKIINIDVRLFDMTTILKLVDCCQMSETMSSKISERYIRSIVDLQRKLLQAEQSTTKINKHLHNVVNTIDDGIIAINHNHEISVFNHRLEALFHRSAQEVIGIPIQMILHQEIADFIINSMEQSKFFTINGVEVVIFRFHMKEENTIVATFKSVNQAFEIEKEAQRELKGKGFYAKYDLHDIIGEHSLMKNRKDIAKKLALSDHPVLIQGETGTGKELFANAMHKNSMRKNGPFLAINCSALTETLLESELFGYDEGAFTGAQRGGKKGLFELADNGTIFLDEIGDISMSLQAHLLRVLQENEIRRIGGRKIIPINVRIIAATNKNIQEKMLEGTFRPDLFYRLNVLHFSIPALRERRSDIPLLVSHFIAKSGKWVKLDPAVLEHLLTDDWFGNVRELKSIVDYMLTVCDNNTITLQDIPNYKLHLKNTNGIEATALSKSVLETEEYLFILETIKSCNDLGKPASREWIAKKSLESHNSLTPQQVRSRLNGLESEGLITKGRGRAGTKITPRGVEYLYSQRTKAK
- a CDS encoding YfcC family protein, whose translation is MSQNAEKITPIQKEGKVKKQRKMNVFALLLGILLIATLLTYILPAGEYTRVEVDGRTSVDPGSFKWLESSPVGLFDMVKAIHTGMVEASNIIFFVLIIGGFFGVLSATGTVDVLITTMAKKLSTREKLLIPIMMLFFAAGGSLMGMAEETLAYIPLLIPLALALGFDALTGTAIVLLGASAGFTTAVMNPFTVGIAQGVAELPMFSGMGLRLVLFVIVYLVSVLFVYRYAMKVKKDPSLGYYGKYSRDTASELLDSTAELTSKHKFILGAFLLNYIVLAFGVIKYQWYITEIAALFVILTIVIGLIGRLSVEKMVQSFTNGSAALIGGALIIGLSRATLVVLNDGHIVDSMLHSVSESIKHVPAYLSVIGMYNFQALIHFILASGSGHAMLTMPIMTPLADLLDITRQTAVLSFSFADGIGNIIFPTAGTLMAGLAIAGIPWTKWAKWVLPLVFIQYIIGLIAVVIAYLMNYGPF
- the iadA gene encoding beta-aspartyl-peptidase, which gives rise to MLILIKNGEVYAPQYLGVKDILITGDRIAFIQDEIRIPDGFVPIEVIDAKGKIVVPGFIDSHVHIIGGGGEGGFKTRTPEIMLSDITTSGITTLVGVLGTDGTTRRMESLLAKARALEEEGVTCYIHTGSYQVPVKTLTQRIEDDLILIDKIIGVGEIAISDHRSSEPTFEELVKIAAAARNGGILSGKAGVLEIHVGDGDERLSLLEEIIERTEIPVRHFHPTHINRNEELFQAGIVFANKGGYVDFTTSTIPQFLEEGEVKCAKGLRVMLEQGVNIGHITFSSDGQASLPYFDNSGEYKGLQVGRVSSLFKEVRDAILEEGIPLEQAIQVITSNPAQVLKLHQKGAIQKGKDADLVILEKDTLEIQTVIAKGQTMVHQGQPLVKGTFE
- a CDS encoding response regulator transcription factor; protein product: MKHIFVVDDEKNIRDILQKYMENEGYKVTLFSDGENVCQEMLRLKPDLLVIDIMLPHVDGLELCKEIRKSSDIPIIFVSARDGEFDRILGLELGGDDYLTKPFSPRELMVRMKNIFKRMEKTAVSKPQMLTIRDVTIDFERRYIEKDGIEIKLTAKEYDLFIFLARNKGKPYTREELLEFIWGYEYTGDGRLIDDLVKRVRKKLEQHASSVELSTIWGYGYRVDE
- a CDS encoding cell wall metabolism sensor histidine kinase WalK, with the translated sequence MKIGAKLLFTYFLLIISIFLVTSLSFHFIAQRYLIHETKQQLHKEAVVVSQLLGRTALSSITVKEQLVNRKALVLSERLLSSEMIVWNKNQEIIYTDLKDRNLAEFKQDPERRYISETVTIISKTGKTKGYVTLVQKLDEIKEINRLMRRSQLISLVISALIAVGLGMFFEKSLTRPIRKLTEHMKHFSLKAADRELELNAKDEVGELADSFNELSRRLKQYDDDQKVFFQNASHELKTPLMAIQGNAEGILDGVVTGDDVNASLNVIISESQRLKRIVEGITYLAKLESVEESFVFRRESLNLIIEEAVETIRALAEQRGVKIVIDGGVMEAVLVDGEKMKRAFINLLGNAIRYARSTVSVLSEVSEDGTSVVVKVSDDGKGFAPEQERKVFQRFYSGEDGGSGIGLAITKAIIEGHGGTITALNRERGGAVFRICLNNV
- a CDS encoding N-acetylmuramoyl-L-alanine amidase yields the protein MKKKIMILSIFALLLLNFGIGFSPTYAATTGWKLENGKWYYYQNDSPVKGWILIKDKWYYLDTKGAMETGWLLDKGKWYYLQADGSMKTGWLNVNNKWYFLQASGAMKTGWLLLGTDWYYLNSSGERTSGLLSDNSNVYFLNKDGIMLANQWQEVNEKKFYFKNDGSAATTLTEIAGKKYLFNTDGSLAFGWRLVNGKWYFSNTEGLVQTGWLTDKGKKYFLNPSGVMQTGWVEEQGKKYYFNSNGALTTGMTTLNSRTYYFNNDGVMTAGGWFMVDSKKYYADSTGVLKRGWILSNNTWYYLGTDFSLSKGWLLEGGKWYYLNDQGEMQTGWLQDNNKKYYLNGSGAMQTGWIKMDGKWFYLNQSGALSTGWFQDKGLWYYSDANGIMQTGWITVNGEEFFLDANGVWIPITNELKGKTIVIDPGHGGYDGGSSAAGVLEKNINLQVSLKFADALKNHGATVYLTRNKDEFISLDNRVIYSNSIKPDAFISIHCNSSTSTSASGIESYYNSEDGVMPVESKQLATLLQNELVKITSAVTRGVKDESFRVIRGNEAPAVLVEIGFVSNSTERANLTNATYQNKLVTGLINGVLRFFN